In Corynebacterium aquilae DSM 44791, the genomic stretch GTTGCTCACGCGGACTCCTCGGGTGGGGACAAAATGCACGCCGCCTGGGTCCGGCGGGTCATGGACGCCGGGGGTGGGGCGCCGCACCCGCCGGGAGGTGGCGTCTGGAAGGCCTCACGTTACCGGGTTTTTCTGGCAAACGCCTTAAGGTTTCGCCCGGAAAATCGCTGCCGGGGTTGCGTCTGCTTAGCAGGTGCCGGTGGCTACCAGCCCTGGATTATCTGCCAGCGCTGCCCCCAGCGCCGAGGCCACTTGAGACAACAAGGCGGTACCGGATTCGAAGGAACCATCTGGGGCGCGCGTTGCGATGGCCACACCAATCGGCCCGGAGGCAGTATCCACCGTGCCGAATTGGCGCACATAGTAGGTGCCGTCGACATCCGGGCCCCACCCGCCTTTAAAACGGGCGGAGGCAATCTGGCCCAAACCCCAGGACTGGGAGGGATCCACCTGCCCCATCAGCTCGTAGACGGCGCCGCCGGTACAGGGCAAGGAAAACGCGAATTGGGCCTGTTGTTCCGGGGTCCAGGGGGTTTGGCCGAAGGGGCTGAATTCCGGGCGCGGGGCGGTGGCGGGGACCACCGCCTGGTGATCGATTTGGGCGCCCACCGCATCGGCGGCTAATTGTCCAGCACCTAGACCATTCCACAAGGCTTTGGCCGCCTCGTTATCGGACAGGGTGATCGCCTGCCGCAGCTGGCTAGACTGCGCCACCGCCGGGTCGGCGGCAATGGCCGCCATGCCCAACGGCACCTTAATGGTCGACCAGGCAGGACCCGGTTGCTTGGTGGCGCTCACATGGACGGTGTTGCCATCAAAAATGGCGACCTCCGTGACTCCCTGTAGTACCGGCTCTAAGGAGGCCAGCACCTCATCAAAAGTATTGCCCTTCACCTCAGCCGGGGCGGGCACCGGATCCGGGGCGGGCTGTGGTGGCAGCTGCTGGCGGGTCACCGTCACCGTGGTGGTGCTGGTCGATGAACCCGCACCCCGATCGATCGTGCAGCCGCCCAAAGCTACTGCCGATACGCACAGCGCCACCGCCAGGCAGGTGCGGAAGATAGGGGCAGAAACACTCAGGCGGGTGCTACGACGCGGGGTGGGTAACGAGGAATTCACGACAGCCAACTCACAAACACTTCAAACATTTTTTAAACAAATAACCCCGACCACCCGCCGCATTCCACCAGTATGGCGGTCAGCGCGGCGGATGGTGCGGGTGTTGGGGGAAACGGCGGCGACTATGCGTTGTGAAAAACGCTTAGGAGGGCAGGATGTGGACGACGGCGTTGTTGCCGCCTCGGCAGGTAAACCAGCCACCATTGTTCGTGCACGTCATGGTGTAGGTGCGGCCAGTGACCGGGCTGTATACATCCACCACGCGCTGGCCGCCGGTGAACGGGCCGCCCAGCGAGTTGTAGACGTTCATCGAGAAGGGGCAACTGGTCACGCCAGTACCGGCGTACACCGACATGCCATAGCCGCTACCGCAGTGCGTCCAGCCGGCCTGCGGGGTCACCTTCTGCACCGGCGGGGCCTCCACCGGGGGAGCCACCGGGGTGATTTCATCAACGGTGACCGTGGAGGTCTCCACCTCCACCTCATCGCTGACCAAACCGAAAGCGCCCATGAAGTATGCGGCGACCGCACCGATGATCAACAACGCCACCAGCACCAGGCCAATGATCAGGCCAGTATTGCTTTTCTTCGGCGGCTGCTGGGCGGGCATCGCATAGCCTGGCATCGGCGGCTGGTTGTACATCGGCTGCTGCTGAAAACCAGCTGGGGGCGCCTGGTTGTACATCGGCTGCTCAAAACCGGGCTGCATTGGTGCCTGGTTGTAGCCTGCCTGCTCGTAGCCTGGCTGCGGGGGAACCTGCGCGTAACCCGGCTGCTGAAAACCACCCTGCGGGGCAGCCTGGTTATATACCGGCTGCTGATAACCGCCCTGCGGGCCGGGTTCGCCGAAACCCTGCTGGGGGTAGCCCTGCTGCATGCCGGAGTCACCGACCACAGGAAACTGGGTGGTGTCGTCGTGCGGCGCACCCGAATCGGGGCGGGAAGAATTATCAGACATGGTGATGCAGGGTCCTTTACCGTCAGGGAGACCAGAAGAAAACAAACAACAGCGCCGGGCGAAACACGCAGGAAAACATCACCCCGTTAGGGGGATATCCGCCCGGCACCAAACACTTCAACCCGGGTTGCATACCGGGGCCGAACAACGCGCGTGGCGCACGCGCGCTGAAGTTTGCAAAAAATAGTGTGCCACCAGGGCATAAGGTGCAACGAATGGGCAACCCCCGCAACACCCCCGCTTGTGTTGGCGCTCACGGGGAAACACGAGCGATTGGCTGCGGAAACCCCACCACAATCCCGGCGTGAGCAGCAACACCCCCGGGGGTGCCACAAAGGGCTTCGAAGCTCACATTTTTTCGTTACTGTTGTTTGACGTAACAGACGAAAAACCCCGGTTTTTTGACTTCGAATCACCCCAAATTGACGTGGAAGGCTCACCCCATGCCCCAAAACGACTGGAACGCACGCATCGAACTCGCAGAAAAGATGATCCCGCTTCTGGGTTCGCTGCGCCGCAACAACAACGTCGTGACCTCCATCTACGGATCCTTGCTCGATAACGCCACCGCGACGGACATCGTCAAGTCCCACCGCTACGCGCGACGCATCTCCGGCGAAGAGCTCGAACTGGCAAAAACCTTCCCCATCGTCGAAGCCCTGACCACCCTCGACCTGGGCACCTCCTCCATCGACCTGGGTGAACTGTCCGCCCGCTTCGACGCCTCCGGCAGCGACGACCTCGAGGCCTTCCTTAAAGACGAGCTCTCCGAGGTCATCGGCACCAAGGACGACTTCCAGCCCGTCGACGTTGTCCTCTACGGCTTCGGCCGCATCGGCCGCCTGCTGGCCCGCATCCTGCTGGCCAAGCAGTCCTACCGCGGGGTTCGCCTGCGCGCCATCGTCGTTCGCAAAAACGGCGACCTCGACCTGAAAAAGCGCGCCAGCCTGCTGCGCCGCGACTCCGTCCACGGCGCCTTCGACGGCACCCTCAAGGTCGACGAGGAAAACAACATCATCTGGGCCAACGGCACCCCGATCCAGGTCATCTACTCCAACGACCCCGCCACCGTCGACTACACCGAATACGGCATCAACGACGCCATCGTCGTCGATAACACCGGCCGCTGGCGCGACCGCGAAGGCCTGTCCCAGCACCTCAAGTCCAAGGGCGTATCCAAGGTGCTGCTGACCGCCCCGGGCAAGGGCGATCTGAAAAACATCGTCTACGGCATCAACCACGAGTCCATCGAGGCCAGCGACGAGATCCTGTCCGCTGCTTCCTGCACCACCAACGCCATCACCCCGGTGCTCAAGGCCGTCAACGACCGCTTCGGCGTCGAGTTCGGCCACGTCGAAACGGTGCACTCCTTCACCAACGACCAGAACCTGATCGACAACTTCCACAAGGGTGAGCGCCGCGGTCGCGCCGCCACCCTGAACATGGTTCTCACCGAGACTGGCGCCGCCAAGGCCGTGTCCAAGGCCCTGCCCGAATTCGAAGGCAAGCTCACCGGCAACGCCATCCGCGTTCCCACCCCGGACGTCTCCATGGCCGTGCTCAACCTGACCATGTCCAAGGACGTTTCCCGCGAGGAGGTCAACGAATACCTCAAGCAGGTCTCCCTGCGCTCCACCCTGCGCCAGCAGATCGGCTACATCCACTCCCCGGAGGTCGTCTCCAACGACTTCGTCGGCACCACCCAGGCAGGCATCG encodes the following:
- a CDS encoding glyceraldehyde-3-phosphate dehydrogenase is translated as MPQNDWNARIELAEKMIPLLGSLRRNNNVVTSIYGSLLDNATATDIVKSHRYARRISGEELELAKTFPIVEALTTLDLGTSSIDLGELSARFDASGSDDLEAFLKDELSEVIGTKDDFQPVDVVLYGFGRIGRLLARILLAKQSYRGVRLRAIVVRKNGDLDLKKRASLLRRDSVHGAFDGTLKVDEENNIIWANGTPIQVIYSNDPATVDYTEYGINDAIVVDNTGRWRDREGLSQHLKSKGVSKVLLTAPGKGDLKNIVYGINHESIEASDEILSAASCTTNAITPVLKAVNDRFGVEFGHVETVHSFTNDQNLIDNFHKGERRGRAATLNMVLTETGAAKAVSKALPEFEGKLTGNAIRVPTPDVSMAVLNLTMSKDVSREEVNEYLKQVSLRSTLRQQIGYIHSPEVVSNDFVGTTQAGIVDGLATIASGNHLVLYVWYDNEFGYSNQVIRIVEDMAGARPNVFPRRAEVDAV